In Setaria italica strain Yugu1 unplaced genomic scaffold, Setaria_italica_v2.0 scaffold_11, whole genome shotgun sequence, a single genomic region encodes these proteins:
- the LOC101758947 gene encoding polyadenylate-binding protein RBP45, with product MVSPHPLSWADAPPYHYHGTTQPPPAPAKEDGGAVARAGAGQDEGARSLWIGGLLHWMNEDYLYACFTYSPELLSLVVKRSKHTGQSEGFGFLRFNDHATATRILKSYNGQKMPNADQDFNLNWAAQSYAPNKLPDQDSKLDWATQQDGHTNDTAAASEHVIFVGDLAYDVTEYMLHHLFKSRYPSVKSAKVIFDKLTGRSKGYGFVRFGDANEHVQAMTEMNGAYCSTRPMRIGPAPNKKYFDHSTQGTDSYHDPNNSRLFVGSLDQSITDDDLLRAFSPYGELVNVRVLPGKACGFVTYSNRASAEEAMRMLNGSQLGGNNLRLTWGRRSGNKQDPRNGGQHGRPKCIDPSSFGWSPQDPYAYAQTGHPGYGYYRHQLPTVQ from the exons ATGGTGTCGCCGCACCCGCTCAGCTGGGCCGATGCGCCGCCCTACCACTACCACGGCACAACCCAgcccccgcccgcgcccgcaaaggaggacggcggcgcagTTGCAAGGGCAGGAGCAGGACAAGACGAGGGGGCGCGCTCGCTCTGGATCGGCGGCCTCCTGCACTGGATGAACGAGGACTACCTCTACGCCTGCTTCACCTACTCGCCCGAG CTCCTTTCCCTTGTCGTAAAGCGGAGCAAGCATACTGGCCAGTCGGAGGGTTTTGGCTTTCTCAGATTTAACGACCATGCTACTGCCACTCGCATTCTCAAGAGCTACAATGGTCAGAAGATGCCTAACGCTGATCAAGATTTCAACCTCAACTGGGCCGCTCAGTCATATGCTCCTAACAAACTTCCTGATCAAGATTCCAAGCTCGACTGGGCCACGCAGCAGGATGGGCACACTAATGacactgctgctgcttctgagcATGTCATATTTGTTGGGGACTTGGCCTATGATGTTACTGAATACATGCTACACCATCTGTTCAAGAGTCGATATCCATCGGTCAAGAGTGCAAAAGTTATCTTTGACAAGCTTACTGGCCGCTCAAAAGGCTATGGCTTTGTTCGCTTTGGAGATGCCAATGAGCACGTACAAGCAATGACAGAAATGAATGGGGCATACTGTTCTACCAGGCCTATGCGAATTGGGCCTGCTCCCAACAAGAAAT ATTTTGACCACAGCACACAAGGAACTGATTCTTATCACGATCCAAACAATTCAAGA CTGTTTGTTGGGTCCCTTGATCAAAGCATCACAGATGATGATCTACTGCGGGCCTTTAGTCCATACGGAGAGCTTGTTAATGTCAGAGTACTACCGGGCAAGGCATGCGGCTTTGTCACATACTCAAACAG GGCATCAGCAGAGGAGGCCATGAGAATGCTAAATGGGAGTCAGCTGGGAGGTAACAACTTGAGACTCACATGGGGTCGTCGTTCTGGTAACAAGCAG GATCCGCGAAATGGTGGCCAGCATGGACGCCCCAAATGCATTGATCCTTCTAGCTTCGGTTGGTCTCCA